A region from the Equus quagga isolate Etosha38 unplaced genomic scaffold, UCLA_HA_Equagga_1.0 160607_RagTag, whole genome shotgun sequence genome encodes:
- the LOC124233213 gene encoding interferon-induced transmembrane protein 3-like yields the protein MNHTFQTSVSGVHTGVPPTYEMIKEEHEVSVLGAPRSSAPVTTTVINIRSDTSVPDHIVWSLFNSIFMNWCCLGFVAFAYSVKSRDRKMVGDVTGAQSYASTAKCLNIWALVLGLFLSTGFIVGVVCLIIFM from the exons ATGAACCACACTTTCCAGACCTCTGTCAGTGGCGTCCACACTGGTGTCCCCCCAACCTATGAGATGATCAAGGAGGAGCATGAGGTGTCCGTGCTGGGGGCACCCCGGAGCTCAGCTCCCGTGACGACCACCGTGATCAACATCCGCAGTGACACCTCCGTGCCCGACCACATCGTCTGGTCCCTGTTCAATAGCATCTTCATGAACTGGTGCTGCCTGGGCTTCGTGGCTTTTGCCTACTCCGTGAAG TCTAGGGACCGGAAGATGGTGGGCGACGTGACTGGGGCCCAGAGCTATGCGTCCACCGCCAAGTGCCTGAACATCTGGGCCCTGGTCTTGGGCCTCTTTCTGAGCACCGGATTCATCGTGGGGGTTGTCTGCCTGATAATTTTCATGTGA